In the genome of Nomascus leucogenys isolate Asia chromosome 12, Asia_NLE_v1, whole genome shotgun sequence, the window TCCAGGTCAGAGGTCTCACCATTTCCCTCCGCAGCTTTCTGCCAGCACTCCCAACAGTCTTTCCATGGAACCGAGCACTGCTCGGTGAATGAGGACTGGACGCTCCAGGGCACCCGCCTGCCttgaaaggaaaaaggggggGTGGATGGAATGGTGGAAGTATCACGAATTATGTACCCAAGATCACCTTCcagtttttaagaaatattcagCTCTGGCAGGAGAGGGTGTGGAGGGTTTAGTTTTTAGGGCCAAAGGCAGAAGGACTTATTCCATGCACTGTCAAGGGAAAAGAGGATAGGGCAAGGTTTTATACCCCTTATACTGGAGGTCAAATCTCAGGGGCAGTTGGAAGTCAAGCTGAATTGTCCCACACTGATGTGGCCGGCCCAGGGCATCGTGGAGGTGCACGTCAATCTACAGGAAACAGATGGGAAGGCACGAGATAACCCAGAAGCACTAACCAGAACCACTATCCTCCATTACCTGTGCCATCCCACCCTTTAACCTACGCTCATCCCGGGCTACTACCCTCATCATGTCACCCAGCTCTATCATACGCTACCCCTCCACTTCACTCTACTCAACTCACTCTGGCAGTAGTTCTCAGCAGCTCTCTCCACTTAATAATGGTGTTATAATATTACCTGCTGTCCTCACCCTGGCCTCTCAATTCCTTGAGCTCCTCATCTCAGAGATCTTCACCACCACCCATCTATGGCTACACCCTTTATCCTGTCATCTCCCCCAATGGCTGTACCTCTGAAACTGTCCAACAGACACCCTACTCTGATTACTGTCTCTTGGTCAGCCAGCTCTGacaattattcctttttttttttgagacagagtctcactctgtcaccctgacacgagtgcagtggcacaatttcagctcactgcagcctccgcctcccgggttcaagcaattctcctgcctcagcctcctgagtagctgggactacaggtacatgccaccacgcccagctaacatatatatatatgtatgtgtgtgtgtgtgtgtgtgtgtgtgtgtgtatacacacatatatatgtgtgtattttttttttcagtagggatggggtttcaccatgttggccaggctggtctcaaactcctgatctcaataatctgcccacttcagcctcccaaagtgctgggattatgggtgtgagccaccacacccagccatgacAATTATTCCTATTAACGGCACTTCAACCCACAGGTTCTTtaactcctctttttctctcccatctTCAGGCCCCTCCCACCTTTGTTTCTTATCCCATGAGGCTGTACCATTTTCCCTAGTTCCCCTTGTACCATTCATTGTTCTTCTGCACCTTAGCCTCCTACATCTTTGGCCCTGCAAGAGAACTGCTCAGTGCTGCCCAATATATCACAAACCACACAGATGCAAATGCAGAGATTGATGCCACCATGGAAGTCAGTATTTCGAGATTCAGCTGGTCCCTGTCTGCTGCCAGCAATCCTTTGAGTTGCCCTAATAAGCTCTATGCTCTGTTCTCCTCAGGGATTTTCCAGCTTTTTGCTCTCTCTTTTTATAGCAGTATCTTAGCCAGCAACTTATTAGACTGATTCAACATAATACACACTTTATGCACTTTATGACTGTTATCTCTGTAACGTTAAGCACATTGTTTAAcctctctcaatttttttcttagtaataaagatattttatttgccTACTAttattgctgaaataaatcagaagACACACTTTCATTACTGTTAGTATTTTAATTTACTAACTACTTATTGAAGCAGCTAAATAAATACCATATGCTGGAATAGACACTTCGgacataaaaatgagaatacaCATGTTACCTGAATAAAAGACCCCAACACAGTCAACAGCAACTTTGAGTACTCAAAAGATTTTAGCCAGGCAAGGcacatggctcactcctgtaatcccagcactttgggaggccgaggtaggtggaccacctgaggtcaggagttcgacaccagcctggccaacacggtgaaaccccgactactaaaaataggaatacaaaaattagctggtgtggtagtgggtgcctataatcccagctactagggaggctgaggtaggagaatcgcttgaacccaggaggtggaggttgcagtgagccgagattgtgccacttccctccagcctgggcgatagagtaaaactccgcctcaaaaaaataaaaaaataaaaattagctgggcatggtggtgcacacctgtagtcccagatactcgggaggctgaggcaagagaatcgcttgaacctgggaggtgaaggttgcagtgagccaagatctgccactgcacttcagtctggcaatggagcaagagtctgtctcaaaaaaaaaaaaaaaacaataaagaaaaaggctgggcaagatggctcatgcctgtaatgatcccaccactttgggaagccaaggtgggtagatcacctgaggttgggagttcaagaccagcctggccaacatggtgaaaccccatctctactaaaaaatacaaaaattagccgggcgtgatggtacatgcctgtaatcccagctactcgggaggctggggcaggagaatcgcttgaacccgggaggcggaggttgcagtgagctgagattgcgccactgcactccaacctgggcgacagagcaaaattcggtctcaaaaaatatatataaaaataaataaataaaacaaaacaaacaaaaaaaagattttagctATATAACAGTTTTTGAgtaatttcctttctctctgtatctttttatttatttattttattgagacagggttttgttctgttacccaagctggagtgcggtgccttgatcatagctcatgcagcctcaaaatcctgggctcaagtgatcctcccacctcagcctcctgagtagctgggactacaggtgcccaccatcacatccagctaattttaaaatttgttttaaattttttgtagagatggccaggcgcagtggctcatgcctgtaatcccagcactttgggaggctgaggcgggcggatcatgaggtcaggagatcgagaccatcttggctaacacggtgaaactccctaactactaaaaaaaaaaatacaaaaaaattagccaggcatggtggtgggtgcctatagtcccagctacttgggaggctgaggcaggagaatggcatgaacctgggaggcggagcttgcagtgagccgagatcgagccactgcactccagcctgggcagcagagcgagacacagtctcaaaaaaaataaaaaaaaataaaaaaatttttttttgtagagacgaggtcttactatgttgccctcttactatgttgcccaggctggtgtcaaactcctggattcaagtgatcctctcagctcagcctccctaagtgctgggattacaagaggtGGCCACTGCGCACAGCCTTTTCTTCATATCTTCAGCCCCCTCACTGACAACTCTCTTCTTCTCCACTCTCATTTCAGTAAATGATCCTGCCTCATGAAGAATTCAGATAATTGATACCATGGGATGGGAAGAGCCTCAACTTCCTGTTACCATGCCTATAAACTTCCTTGCATCTACCTTCAGCCTTTCCTTCCACCCTGGGTACAATGGCAATGGTGATCCCTTCTATGAAGGCTTCTCAATCCTACCTTAAACCTCTCCAGGAACTTCCCTTTACAACAACTTCTTTTATAAATTCAACTTCTCCCTCCAAATAAACTTCCTCTCATCAtagcatttattttatctttcattttattattatttttttgagaaggagcctcactctgtcgcccaggctggagtgcaatggtgcgacctcggctcactgcaacctccgcctcctgggtttacaggtgcgtgtcaccacgctgggctaatttttgtatttttagtagagacggggtctcaaacccctgacctcaggtgattcacctgcctcagcctcccaaagtgctgggattataggcgtgagccaccacagctggcctgttttatttttacttttttgggacggagtcttgctctgttgcccaggctagggtacagtggtgtgatcttggctcactgcaacctccgcctcccaggttcagtgattctcctgcctcaggctactgagtagctgggactacaggtgtgtcctAACACCttacccggccaatttttatgtttttagtagagatggggttttgccacattggccaggctggtctcgaactcctgacctcaagtgatccacccacctcggcctcccaaagtgctgggattacaggcattagccaccacacagGCCTCATTTATTCACCTTCTAACTCCACCCTCAGGCCTTACTTTACTGAAAATGGTCCTTTAAAATCCAGCAGCCTTTTTACTAAATCCAGTGGACACTTTTCAGTCCTTTTTTCcccttgacttcttttttttttgagacagggtctcactctatcacccaggctggagtgcagtggggagcaatctcagctcactgcagcctctacctcctgggctcaggtgatcctcccatctcagcctgctgagtagctgggaccacaggcacaagccactgcacccggctaattttttttttttggtagacacagggtctccctgtgttgcccagattggtctgcCATGAGTTTTTATCCCTGTCCCCAGCCTCTGCCTACACTGTTCCCTCCTGAAACACATCTTTACTTGGCCAACACTCACCTTTCAGATTGGAAAGTGATTCCTGCAGGACACCTTTTGTAACCTCCCTGAGCAATGCTAACCCCAGCTAATGTGCTCTCTTGGTACCTACACAGCACAGATCTTGCAGCACTGATATGGCCTATTTACCTTCAACAGCCCTCACTAGATTGCAAATGCCAAGAGGGTAGAAagtatattgtttttctttatatcctacgtaagtttaaaatatttctttgtggccgggtgcggtggctcacgcctgtaatcccagcactttgggaggctgagtgggggtagactgcctgaggtcaggagttcaagaccagtcaggccaacatggtgaaaccccatctctattaaaaatacaaaaaaaattagctgggtgtggtggcgtgcacctgtaatcccagctactcgggaggctgaggcaggggaattgcttgaaccagggagctggaggttgcagtgagctgagatcatgccactgcattctagcctgggtgacagagtgagactgtctcaaaaaaaaaaaaaaaaaaattctttgtatctattaaatatttactaaaacaaagcaaaaaataaataaatacaacactAACCAGGGTCCCAAACTTACCTTAGGTCCATAGAAGGCACCATCTCCAGAGTTGAGGTCCCAGGGTTCTCCAAATTCCTTCAGGGCCTGTTTAAGGACCTTTGAAGCAATGAGACAAGAGTGGAATACATCATCTTAGACTTCAAAAGCAACACATCTGGTCAGTCCCCAACAAATGACCCACTCACTAGATGCCTCTGAGAACCCTGATTACTGTATTCTCCACTCCTTCCCACCAGAGAGTGGTTTATCTGCCTCTATTTCTCTGCCTCCTACTCACCTGTTCGGCCTGGTCCCAAAGGCAGGGGTCCCCCAGGAAGCCAGATGGCCGGGTGGACAGTGCCAGGCGGAAGGAGAAGCCAAGAACGGCATAGACGGAACGGAGGAAATCAAGACAGCTTTGGATCTCTGCTTCCAGCTAGGGGCAGGAAATAAGGGTCACTGAGCTGTGAGCCAGCTAGAGATCAGGGATGCTGGCAGTTTGAGGAAAACAAAGGGCAAAAACAGAGACGAAGCAGAAGCAAGCCAGGGGTAGAATGTAGCTGAATTATAGTACATACAGGGGGCAAATAAAGATCAGGGGTTTGCAGGTTCATAGGGAGAAAGAAAGGTGGTTTAGAAAAGCTTTGGTGGAGCCAGGGAAAGGCCACCTGATCTGTTGTACAGAAGATGTGAGCGTCATCCTGCTGGAAGCACCGCAGTCGGGTCAGTCCCCGTAGACTACCAGAGGCTTCGGCCCGGTGTAGAGCCCCAAAGTCAGCTAGTCGCAGGGGCAGTTCCCGCCAGGATCTGGGCCGGTGGGCGAACATCAGGCTGAGGTTGGGGTGCAGAGGGGTCAGGGCCATAGGGAGGACTAGCCTCTGAAGACTGCTCCTCCACCCAATCTGCTCGCCTACTTTCTCTGAACCATCTGCTATagccctctccagcctcagcacATCCTCCCACTGAGTCCTGTCAATCCCACTCATCACAGTCTGAGCCCTGCGGTTCAAAAGTGGATTTCTCAGTAACACAATAACAGACATCGTTTACTGTTTCCCTGTTCTGTGATGGTCACTGAGCTGAAGGAGGAGCCTTAGATAGCAACTTTAAGGAGACTGAGACCTAAAGAGGTAAAATGAGTTTCCCAAATTCACATGGTTAGCTAGGGGGAAGATTGTAGGCTCAAATCAGGTGTCCCAATACTCTTTccaaggtgctttttttttttttttgagatggagtcttgctctgtcacccaggctggagtgcagtggcgcgatctcggctcactgcaagctccgcctcctggattcacctcattctcctgcctcaggctcctgagtagctgcgactacaggcgcccaccaccatgcccggctaattttttgtatttttagtagagacagagtttctccatgttggtcaggctggtctcaaactcccgacctcaggtgatccgccctcctcggcctcccaaagtgttgggattacaggcatgagccaccatgcccggcccaaaggTGGTTTCTATTATTTAATACTTAGCAACCTGATTGTAACCCTAGCTCCCAGCTTACCAGTGTGCAGGGCAGTTCATAGGCTTGAGGGCGAGTGTATCTGTGATATGCCTGGTAGAATCGTCACTCTGGGAGCTGGGAGGCCTGTCAGAGCCTGGGGGCTGCACGGCAAACATGTCTTCCTGATAATGCTCCCAGTGCCCTGACTGTTCCCAGAGTTTCGTAGAAAACAGTGTGGGAGTTTTCACCTCGGAGAAACCACGACGGGCATACTCAGCCTGGAGAGGAGGGTATAGACATGGAAGGTCAGAGTAACTGGAAGGAAAGCAGGTAGGGTGTCAGCTGTGTGATCTTCCTGGGCCCTCAGGCCATGCTGATTGCAACCACAACCTATTAATACCAGGTCCCATCTCTATGCTCCCCAACTGCAGACCACACAATTGTAGTATTAAAGGTCACCAGCACTTTCAATATTTATGTTTATGATTCCAAACCACCCCCCGccgcctttttttttctcttcgagacagagtctcactgtatcacccaggctggagtgaagtggctcgatctcagttcactgcaacctccccttcctgggttcaagggattctcctgcctcagcctccccaatagctgggactacaggcgctgccaccacaccggctaattttttgtatttgttttagtagagacggggttttgccatgttggccaggctggtctcgaactcccaacgtcaggtgatctgcacggctcagcctctgaaagtgctaggattatagatgtgagccactgtgcccggccccaaccCCCATCTTTTAACACAAACACCTTAGCTTCTTCTAGTCCCTCAGCCCCTTCTTGGTCTTCTTTCCTCTAGACCTGGGTCCCCTTACCCTGATAAACGCCACTAGTGCGTTATACACCCTTGTCCCTCGTGGCAGGAAGAAGCAGCTCCCAGGGCTCAGTTCATGGAAGAAGAAGAGCTCCTGTTCCTGGGGTCAGGAATAGCAATATTAGGTCACTTCAAGGGCAAGGAGGTGGCTTTGGAACTCAGAACAACTGACGGGGCTGCTCAGTCTGTGTGACTGAATCTGCTCTCAATTTCATAATCAGGTTCTGTCATCTCTCTCCAACCCTTATCACCATCCCTCCCTATCTTCCCAATCTCTGTACCTTCCCAATGCGCCGGTGGTCCCGCAATTCTGCTTCCTCCCTCCATGCTTCCCAGGCCCTGAGCAATTCTGTTGTGGGGAAGGAAATCCCTGACACTCTCTGCAGTGTCTCTGGGGCCCCTGAAGACCTCCATAAGGATGATGAGTTCTGTGTGAGGACATAGGGGATCAAAGGAAAGATGAGGACTGAAGGCCCCCAACCTTTTTCAAGACTCATATGATACTCTCAGTGTTAAGTGTCACAGGCATGCCTCTTGACAACAATCCCACCAGTAGGATGAACACCTCCATCCTATAGACACCCTTCTTCTAGATTACAGTGTTGAAATTGCCTGACTCTTAATTCCTACATACAACCTGGTCAGACCTAACCTTACCTTGCCATCTCTTTTTCTCCCCGTTCTTATTACCCCTTTACTTAGTTTCTTCCCATTCTAATCAATGATTGCTTAGAGGAGTAACCATAAGCTCTGGTCAAATGTCAGTCTATTCCTCCATTTATCAATATCCTATACAGCTGCTAGAAAAGTCAGTCTTCTATACCATATCCCATTCCTGGCCACATGAAATCCAAAAGCCTCTGCCTGCTCTCTCCTTTAATAGTACTAATgagccaggggcggtggctcacacctgtaatcccagcactttgggaggctgaggccggctgatcacgaggtcaggagatcgagaccatcctggctaacatggtgaaatcccgtctctactaaaaatacaaaaaaattagctgggtgtggtggtgggtgcctgtagtcacagctactcgggaggctgaggcaggagaatggcatgaacccagaaggcggagctagcagtgagccaagatcgcgccactgtaccccagcctgggcgacggagcgagactccatctcaaaaaataacaaacaaataaacaaacaaaaaagtactaATGagaggccgagcgcagtggctcatgcctgtaatcccagcactttggggggctgaggtgggtggatcacaaggtcaagagtttaagaccagcctgaccaacatggtgaaaccttgtctgtactaaaaatacaaaaattagccaggcgtggtggcacatgcctgttaatcccagctactcaggagtctgaggcaggagaatcgcttgaacctggcaggcagaggttgcagtgagccgagatcgggccactgcactccagcctgggtaacagagcaagactcagtctcaaaaaaataaaaataaaataaaataaaactgttaaacaGTACTAATGAGAAACAGtctatacgtgtgtgtgtacatatatatctgtcacccaggctggagtgtagtggcgcgatcgtggctcattgcaagctccgcctcccgggttcacgccattctcctgcctcagcctcccgagtagctgggactacaagccaccgccaccacacccgactattttttgtatttttagtagagacggggtttcaccgtgttagccaggatggtcttgatctcctgacctcgtgattcacccgcctcagcctcccaaagtgttgggattacaggcgtaagccaccacgcccatcccctatatgtatattttttgaaacagagtctcactctgttgcccaggctggagtgcagtggtgcgatcttggctcactgcaacctctgcctcccagttcaagcaattctcctgcctcagcctctggagtagctgggactacagtgcatgccaccatgcccagctaattttttatttttagtagtgacgaggtttcaccatgttggccaggctggtcttgaactcctgagctcaagtgatccgcccaacttggcctcccaaagtgttgggattacacgtgtgaaccactgcacctggccgacagTCTATATTTTACAGcactttttaacttttcctttctcctgcaTTAGTTGATTAGTTGGTTgtcattatcttcttttttttttttttttttttgagacattgtcttgctctgtggcccaggctggaatgcagtggcacaatctcagctcactgcaacctttgcctcctggcagagttcaagtgactctcctgcctcagccttcttcgtagctgggattacaggcgtaggccagcacacccagctaatttgtgtatttttagtacagacagggagacagggtttcaccatgttggccaggctggtctccaactcctgacctcaagtgatccgcctgcctcagcctccccaaagtgctgggattacaggtgtgagccaccatgcctggcctggttttcATTATCTTTATGAGGTGAATTTACTGGTAGGACAAAAAGGAATTAAtagcctcattttatagatggggaaaatAAGTAAGATTTACCCAAGGCCACTGCGccatggggttttgctatgttggccaggctgatctcaagtgatccacccaccttggcctcccaaagtgctgggattataggcatgagccaccatgcccagcctaagttCAGAGCTTTTTGCTCTACACATCTGCATTTCCCCTTGCTCGCTTGTAACTCATCCCATTCCATCTAGTAACTCATCTTGTCCAgaacagtattttcttttctttttgtttttttttttgagacggagttttgctcttgttgcccaggctggagtgcaatggcacgatcttggatcgccacaacctctacctcccaggttcaagcgattctcctgccttagcctcgaaagtagctgggattacaggcatgtgccaccacgcccagttaattttgtatttttagtagagatggggcttctccatgttggtcaggctggtctcgaactcccaacctcaggtggtccactcacctcagcttcccaaagtgctgggattataggcgtgagccaccatgcaggaCAGTATTTTCATAAAAAGCATGCCCTTCACTAAAGGTATTCTCCCTGTGCCTGTCAAATGGTGTTCATGTTCCTCCTGGACCATGCCCCCTCTCTCTATGACCCTTCCCTGTATGACCCATCCAGTTTGCTCACACCCTCCTGCTCCACCCCCCTTAATATTGACGTCATATTAGGGCATCTGAATTGGCTTCTGGGCCCTAGCAGGCTGTCCAGTATGTGCCATCAAACTGGGGTTTTTAGAATGTGGGGACAAAGTTTCTTTCTCCTGTATTCCCCACTCAGCTTATGAGAGTAAAGAAAGGGCTTacagggccaggctcagtggctcatgcctgtaattccagcaccatgggaggctgaggagggaagatcacttgagatcaccctggccaacatggtgaaaccctgtctgtactaaaaatataaaaagtagctgggcatggtggtgcatgcctattatcccagctactcgggaggctgaggcagaagaattgcttgaatccaggaggcgaagcttgcagtgagccgagatcatgccactgcactccagcctgggtgaccaagagactcggtctcaaaaaaaaaaaaaagggaggtgcCGACAGAAAGTATCACCTTCCGATTCTCCTGCTTATCCCAGTgaaaacaggaattttttttttttttttgagatggagtcttgctctgttggccaggctgaagtgcagtagtgcaatcttggctcactacaacctttgcctcccaggttcaggcgattctcctgtctcagccacccgagcagctaggactacaggtgcgtgccaccacacccagctaatttttgtatttttagtagagacggggtttcaccatattggccaggctggtctcaaactcctgactttatgatccacctgcctcagcctcccaaagtgctgggattacaggcgtgagccaccatgcccggctcaaaATAGGAATCTTAACCTAACTCTGTCCCACAACTGACCGATAGCAGCTTCAGTCCTCCAATCTGTCCAGTATGCCGAAGGTGGGGGCCCTGGCAAAGGTCAACCAATGTGCCACACCTGGGAGAAAGAAGAGGCCAGTTAGTGATTTTCAGAATCTTCAGCTTCTAGCTTTCTCCCTCTCATGGTCTTTAGctgacagaagagaaaggaactGTCCTACTGAGAGAGGGCCATGGCAGATAAAAATCATTTCCccggcagggcacggtggctcatgtctataatcccagcactttgggaggccaaggtgggtggatca includes:
- the TARS2 gene encoding threonine--tRNA ligase, mitochondrial isoform X5, producing MALYQRWRRLRLQGLQACRLHTAVVSTPPRWLAERLGLFEELWAAQVKRLASMAQKEPRTIKISLPGDQKIDAVAWNTTPYQLARQIRTIRGSELPVLERICQELTAAAQPFRRLEASRDQLRQLFKDNPFKLHLIEERVTGPTATVYGCGTLVDLCQGPHLRHTGQIGGLKLLSNSSSLWRSSGAPETLQRVSGISFPTTELLRAWEAWREEAELRDHRRIGKEQELFFFHELSPGSCFFLPRGTRVYNALVAFIRAEYARRGFSEVKTPTLFSTKLWEQSGHWEHYQEDMFAVQPPGSDRPPSSQSDDSTRHITDTLALKPMNCPAHCLMFAHRPRSWRELPLRLADFGALHRAEASGSLRGLTRLRCFQQDDAHIFCTTDQLEAEIQSCLDFLRSVYAVLGFSFRLALSTRPSGFLGDPCLWDQAEQVLKQALKEFGEPWDLNSGDGAFYGPKIDVHLHDALGRPHQCGTIQLDFQLPLRFDLQYKGQAGALERPVLIHRAVLGSMERLLGVLAESCGGKWPLWLSPFQVVVIPVGTEQEEYAREAQQSLQAAGLVSDLDADSGLTLSRRIRQAQLAHYNFQFVVGQKEQSKRTVNIRTRDNRRLGEWDLPEAVQRLVELQNTRVPNAEEIF
- the TARS2 gene encoding threonine--tRNA ligase, mitochondrial isoform X1, yielding MALYQRWRRLRLQGLQACRLHTAVVSTPPRWLAERLGLFEELWAAQVKRLASMAQKEPRTIKISLPGDQKIDAVAWNTTPYQLARQISSTLADTAVAAQVNGEPYDLERPLETDSDLRFLTFDSPEGKAVFWHSSTHVLGAAAEQFLGAVLCRGPSTEYGFYHDFFLGKERTIRGSELPVLERICQELTAAAQPFRRLEASRDQLRQLFKDNPFKLHLIEERVTGPTATVYGCGTLVDLCQGPHLRHTGQIGGLKLLSNSSSLWRSSGAPETLQRVSGISFPTTELLRAWEAWREEAELRDHRRIGKEQELFFFHELSPGSCFFLPRGTRVYNALVAFIRAEYARRGFSEVKTPTLFSTKLWEQSGHWEHYQEDMFAVQPPGSDRPPSSQSDDSTRHITDTLALKPMNCPAHCLMFAHRPRSWRELPLRLADFGALHRAEASGSLRGLTRLRCFQQDDAHIFCTTDQLEAEIQSCLDFLRSVYAVLGFSFRLALSTRPSGFLGDPCLWDQAEQVLKQALKEFGEPWDLNSGDGAFYGPKIDVHLHDALGRPHQCGTIQLDFQLPLRFDLQYKGQAGALERPVLIHRAVLGSMERLLGVLAESCGGKWPLWLSPFQVVVIPVGTEQEEYAREAQQSLQAAGLVSDLDADSGLTLSRRIRQAQLAHYNFQFVVGQKEQSKRTVNIRTRDNRRLGEWDLPEAVQRLVELQNTRVPNAEEIF
- the TARS2 gene encoding threonine--tRNA ligase, mitochondrial isoform X2, producing the protein MALYQRWRRLRLQGLQACRLHTAVVSTPPRWLAERLGLFEELWAAQVKRLASMAQKEPRTIKISLPGDQKIDAVAWNTTPYQLARQISSTLADTAVAAQVNGEPYDLERPLETDSDLRFLTFDSPEGKAVFWHSSTHVLGAAAEQFLGAVLCRGPSTEYGFYHDFFLGKERTIRGSELPVLERICQELTAAAQPFRRLEASRDQLRQLFKDNPFKLHLIEERVTGPTATVYGCGTLVDLCQGPHLRHTGQIGGLKLLSNSSSLWRSSGAPETLQRVSGISFPTTELLRAWEAWREEAELRDHRRIGKEQELFFFHELSPGSCFFLPRGTRVYNALVAFIRAEYARRGFSEVKTPTLFSTKLWEQSGHWEHYQEDMFAVQPPGSDRPPSSQSDDSTRHITDTLALKPMNCPAHCLMFAHRPRSWRELPLRLADFGALHRAEASGSLRGLTRLRCFQQDDAHIFCTTDQLEAEIQSCLDFLRSVYAVLGFSFRLALSTRPSGFLGDPCLWDQAEQVLKQALKEFGEPWDLNSGDGAFYGPKIDVHLHDALGRPHQCGTIQLDFQLPLRFDLQYKGQAGALERPVLIHRAVLGSMERLLGVLAESCGGKWPLWLSPFQVVVIPVGTEQEEYAREAQQSLQAAGLVSDLDADSGLTLSRRIRQAQLAHYNFQFG